In Vicia villosa cultivar HV-30 ecotype Madison, WI unplaced genomic scaffold, Vvil1.0 ctg.000711F_1_1_1, whole genome shotgun sequence, the sequence CTCATCCTCTGATTTCGTCATACTTTTCCATAGATCTGGGATAGTTGGGCACCATCTAAGGTGATTGTGTTCTCTTGGCAGCTTCTTCTTGACATGTTTCCGTTTAGAGATAATTTATTCAAGAGAAAGGTGACTGTCATTCCCGGTGTTACTTTGTGTCTTTTTTTGTGGTGTTTCCGTTGAGATGATATCTTACTCGTGACTTGGTTAGTATAGTCTGGTATAAAATTTTCAGTTGGTTGGGTTGACATATATTTCTTCCTAGGGATCAGAGTagtattttaaaagtttcaaCTCTTTAGGTGGTAGAGCAAAGTCTTTGAGGTCTTTCTATGATCAGGCATGTGGTGGTTCGGTTTATTTGGAAGGTTAGGGATGAGGTAGTGTTTTCCGTGTCTTCAACAAACATGAAATATTTGGAGGAGAAGAGTATTTTTTTGGATTGGAAATAGTTTTTAGGGAGATCACTTAAGAAATCTTGCACCTTCACCGATTGACTTCAGAATTTTATCCTTCAGATTAACCAATAATAGATTGAGATTTATGTTTAGGTTGTGAGTATGGATGTTCCTTTCTTTTTCATGGTAATCTTTGATTCGATGTTGGTGGTCATATTGGCTTGAGATCTAGCTTATTCTTCAATGTTGTGCAGTTTTGAAGGCGAGTTTTTTAAAAGGGTTATTACGATGGTTTAAACTGTCAAAGTTTACAAAAAACATGAAACAATTACAATTGGTTAACCGATTACCTGGTTTTAAATTAAGATAGATGATGAATATCTTTTTCACATAAGATTGATATAGATCCAATTTTAAATGTAACAACTGCTTCTCTCTAAAAATGTTTTACAATTGTATTAATTAAGTTTAATGCTAATTAAAATGATGTTTGACTTGAATAACTTGAATGAGTTCAACTACTTTTTGGTTTATGGTAATTAACTTTGATATAATTAATAAGATGTTTGACTTGAATAACTTGAATGAGTTCAActctttttggttttgttttatttatggTTTTGCTTTATTTAATGGATTGACATTTAATTTTTCAACCAATTAACTCTTACAATATTGGATGAGTTAAAATCAACATTAAGTCAAAAGGAAAGGAATTTAATGTCCATTTTAAATATTGGTTGAATTTATATTGAGCTCCATTATTTAAATATCACTTCTAGAATGTAAATTGATCAACTCTTATAATTTGACTTGCCAACTTCTTTTTGACAAATTTTTAAAGCCACTTGAATTTGAAGATAAACCAATACATTTTAGTACTAGAATATGCAATGTCTATTCAAACTAAATTTATGTATTTGTTTGAACTTCAAGtaaaatatgaacaaacatgaatcaGTTTCAATAACACAAATAATGTAATGCCAAAATGGGATTGGATTCACCTATTCAAAAAGATTCCATTCATAATTGGCAAGAATCTCCAACAGAATAGACAAAGTACTATAATATTCCTTGAGTGAGGATTAATAACATTCCCATTTCAAGTGGGAAATAACTAATAAGAACTATATAATGATTGGGAAACCTGAATAGTATGAAAATAGTAATATAAGTGGATTAATATTTAGAAATGAGGGTGGTTGTGTAGAATGAAAATGACATGAGACAATATAATAGAAAGGGTTTGAGTTTTGGGCATGGGGGTATCCTTTATTTGTCAAACTTGTTTACcaatttattttatatgaatatgACAATGACATTATTGTTGTTGGACAACTGGAGACAAGTATCCACCTAAACCAGTTTCAAACCTTTCAAGTTCATTCACCTTAACGTTCTGTTTTGAAACTATATTTGGCCAAGATTATATTAGGCAAACAACAAATCTCAAATAAATGTGGTTTGCAAGCTTGATCAACATCTCTTTACAAGAAACttctataaattttaaaatcacATCTAAAATATTTTAGAAAGCATAGTATATTGTATGTGATAATTAGTAATAAAACTGAGCAAAGATTTGGATATACTAAATCTTTATGCAGAACTCAGACATGCACTTTTCCATCCATtcaatttattatgaattttaccAATAATGTGATTAAGTTTTCCCTTCTTAGTCTTGCTTGAAGAAATATTGTCCCTCATATACCTTTCAAAAGTTAGCTTCCACCTGATTAGAAATAATATAAGATAAGTTGTTTCATACCTGGAATATGGCTCATATTAATACAAGAAGTAACAATATATATGTGGAAATTTCAAAAAAGTGTCTTAGACATAACTGTTTGTTGTGGGCAAATGACCGGGGAAGGGTCGGTAATTCCGCAGTACGTAGATTGATTGTAACCCGATAACTGTAATTAACCATAGAAGTAAAAAAAGGAATTATAGCTGTTTTATACTTGCAGAGGTAGGTACTATTGGCCAAACTACGCTAACAAAGATCggttatatatatttattgtcttttacttttgtttttctttaatcTTCGATACTGGTTATTGTTTTAACAATTAGTATCAGATGACAATTAACCCTAATGCGAAATTCAAAATGACATGGTTCGACGAAACAGATAATTTCGAATTATGACAAAGGAGGTTTAAGGATATATTGACTCAACAAAGTTTATAGAAGGCGGTATGTGAGACAAAAATGATCGACATTGAGGATACTGATTAGATAGAGACGAAGGAGAAGACTGTTGGATTGATCCACCTATGTGTTTCATATGAAGTGGTATATCATAGGCTGGATCTAATGGCGCCAAAGGAAGTTTGAGACAAATTGGAGATTTAGCATATGTTTAAAGATGCAGGAATGATCTGATTTGTAACATGTTAAGTTCTTCAACAATATATCCACTGATTTGGTGAGACTTGATGTGAAGATTGATGACAAAGATAAGACAATTATCTAGTTTTACTCATTACAAGATTCTTATGACCACTTGTGACTACTCTTAACTATGGAAAATACACTATTAGTCTTGATGTGATTATTACTAGACTTTTGTCTCACTCTCAAAGGAGACAAAGTGTAGAGGAAGGAACTCAAGACGAAAGTCTATATGTGTAATGGGGTCAAGATCGTGAGCGAAACAGGGTAAATCAGGTTTTGGAAAAAAGAGGTCTAAATACAAGAATTGGAAAAAAAAACTGAGTGTTATAGTTGCAAACAGAGTGGACATTGGTAGAAGGATTGGTCCAAACAGAAAACATGGTTCATCCAGTTTTGTAAATGTGGTTCAAACCGGTAATTCTAACAGTGAAGCAAATACACTGTGTTTCTTCCTCCAAGTGTATAAATGCGTGAATTCTTGACTCGGCTTTGATGTTGCAGCGAGAATGATTCACTACATTCATATCCGatagttttgaatttgtttatTTCAGCGATTATAAAGCATGTACTATCACTAGAATGgaacaaacaaattaaaattttcatGAATGATTGTGGCGTATGAACATTTAACGATGTCAAATTTTTTCTAAAATTGAGGAAGAACTGGATTTCCTTAGGTGCTCTATAGGAAAATGGTTTCTCCATTTTAAAAATTAGCAAGGGTACCTTGATTTTGACCAGAGCAAGGAGGACTACAAATAACATCTACAAAGTGTtgaggaacactattatagtatATGATACATCAGTCGAGTCTGATAATAATACAGCCAAACTGTAGCATATGCGTTTGAGACATTTCAATGAGCTTGAGATAATggaacataaaataaaaaaaaattctatttaaaGATGTTTATAGTTGTAAGatggattttttcaaatattatatgggttaaataagtttttggtccctataaatattgcagtttttatttttagtccctccctgcctttaggcaacgaTTTTTACAAAATTAACCGTTGCCAAAATCAGCTAAAACCGTTGCTAAAACCCATgagagactaaaaatgaaactgcaatatttataaggaccaaaaacttatttaacccatatTATATATTTGAGAATCCGTGTTGTgtttgattaagtttgaaaaacaCATAATAGAGAAAATTTTAAACTATGTGTATTTTAACGGACCCTAACAAAGAGGTCATCCCAAATGAAAGTAAAGGTGTGGGATATagaataaattttccaaataaagAGATCTCATGCCATATCATAGAAAATTCCTAACCTATGCAATGCAAGTCAATGAAGGcaacaattatattaaattttgatACTAATTTGATCTTTGACTTGAATAATTTGAATGAGTATAACTCTTtctggttttattttatttaatgaattgaCATTTTATTAGTCAACCATTTAATTCTAACAATATGGGATGATTTTAACTACTTTAAAAACCACATCAAGTATAAAAAGGAAGTCCATTTTAATATTGGTTGAATTTGTTGAGCTccattattttaatttcatttctaGAACTGATCAATCATTATAATTTGACTTGCCAATATATTTCCACAAATTTTAAAGGCATTTGAATTACTAGATAAACTAATAGTATAATTTAGTACTTTAATATGCAGTGTCTATTGTAATTAAATTTGTGTATTTGTTTGATCGATCTTTAAGTAAAATATCAACAAACATGAATTAGTCTCAACAATACAAATAAActaaatatcataataaaacgaAAGTCTATTGTGCTATGAAATTCTATAttctcctttattttaatttgttggaGAAGAAAAAGTGAGGTCTAATCCAATGTTGATTCCATTGTAAGCTAATGGAGCATACATCCACATATCCTCAGAGCTTAGAACCTGTTTCATTTCatccaaataaattaaacaaaaatgaattAGACTTTATCTTTTTGAATGTAAGAAATTGAAAATGGGAAGGTTAAGAAAATGTTTATTGTTACCTTAATTTGAAGCTGCAAAAACTTGACATATTGAACAGCTTCTTCAAGCATGGTACTAATGTCCACCTTAGTTCCATTTGGGACAAGGGTCTGCAAGATTCTCAACCTTTCAtttattctttctcttctcctctACACAAACACAAGAGTTCAAAACCTTAATAAGTGGAAAGAGGCGCGTTGAGAGTGATGGTTCTATCTGACTACACCCTCCGATCACATTTATAAGCAAATATTTCATTCTCAGATTCATTGAATCACTGATAAATTTGGTTTATATTTGAACTTAGACTTACTCTTGCATAAATGCTCTGAGAATCAGTAGCATGACCATTTCTTGCTCTTGATTTTCTACCTAAATTCGTCACTTCGTTTTCTTTTGGGTTTAGACTTGGAGATGTTCCTCCATTTAGCACCAAAAAAGCATTTGAGTTATGTGAAAAACAGTAGTTGGAGCCATTTCTCGTGTTTTCTGAAACCTACACAATAAAATCATGATCATAGTCTCACATTAATATTCCGAAGTGAAAATTGATATACACTTAAACACTAGGTACTAGCTTTCAACTTTTGAACTTGATATTATAATTTTACCTCTATTGAGCTCCTAAATCTTTTAGCAGGGTTCTCCATGTTTATAGTTCGATCCGCTTGTGAAGGAGATTCAGAACCAAACATCACTTCATACTCCCTTTTAGCTGGGATATAGTTGTCAGGAGCATGAGCCAGTTTCACTGACTCTAAACATAACCTTTCATGATCAATGCCTTCATAGTTTATCTgtttgattaagttatcatccaAATATTGTGGACTAAAAAACATGGATAGTGAATCAATGTCTGTTGCCGGATTACATAGGTATGGTCCATTACTTGCTGTAATGGTAGGAAATATGTCATCACTATAATCAGTCTTTGAGCTAATCCCTTGAGAGAAATACATAAAATTAGCATTAGCATTTGCAACATTAGAAGGAAAACATGAATAGTTACCACCAAGGAAGTGAGTCATGAAATCAGCTTCTTCAGCTGTGTACTGTCCACTTAGAGAATCCCACTCTTGAGAAATCAATTGGGTAGgttccattttttttataaattttttgattTGAAACCTATGAGAATTGAGAGTGCTCTTGTTTTGTTTCAATGTTTTATTAATATGACACTATAGTAGAATTAGTAGTAGTATATTTATACCAAACAAGACAAGGTAATGCCAAAATGGGATTGGATTTACCTATTCATAAAGATTCCATTCATAATTGGCAAGAATTAGAAACAGACAAATAACATTCCTCTCTCAAGTGGGAAATAAGCACAATGATGAAATACATTAGAAGACCTGAGGGTGGTGGTTGTGTGAAATTGAAAGGGTTTGAGTTTACATTCTAACAACTTATTTTATATGAATATGACAATGACATTATTCTTGTTGGACAACTGTAGACAAGTATCCACCCAAGCAGTTTCAAACATGTCAAGTTCATTCAGATTAAGATTCTATTTTGTTAACAGTTTCGAACCTAATTTATCCTTAGGTTATGTGTGTCCAATTCCTTTTAGTATCATTTTCGATCAATAAAATTATTAGGGTAGAATTTCCGTTATATGGTTGGCATCCGTACTTCCTGGTTCCTTCACTAACGAGCATTGCCCTTCTTAGAgttgttaaaatttattttgttcATGAACTAGAGATAGGTGATAAAGTGATGGAATATCACTCAGATGTGATGAAGTGGAACTACAAGATTAACACTTATAATATTAGGTGCTCTCGAACCGTTCACGAAAAGATCTTAATTATTAGTGGTGTGGTTCATGCTTCCTAACGTTGTGGATTGCATGATTCATCTTCCTATATAAGGAGAGATATACGGAGTTCTGGAGTTACTATGTTCCCCTTTTTCGTCATTTGTGAATTTTTAAGAGCTCTTCTCTAGTGTTTGCGACCTCCTTAATCTTTGTGAATCTTCTCCTGTCAATATTTATTTCCGACATATTTATGTCACCTCTTTTAGCGCCTCATACAGCGCATGGGTCACTAAACTCATCTTTTTCAAGATAACACCTGAACCTAAACCTTTCTCTCCTTTTCGTACTTGCTTTGCtttattagggtttttgaagagaAGAGCTATgagtttttaatattttctattttgtactTTGGCCAATTTTCTCGCAATAGATGAACGGGGCACAAAGTTTATCTTTATATCGACCATGTGCTTTTACTTACGATCATTTCTTTTATGTGTTGGCAGTCTCTTTCGACGTGAACAACTCTCAACTCAGATTCTGAAAGACGACAAAAGATAACTCTATCATGTGGGTAGATCAAGAGACGTTGAATAGTGTTTATGCCTTAGTTAGTGAGAGAAGTATGAACCTCACATGTAATGAAATGATTCCTCCTCAAATTGGAGAGTGCTTCCTCCTAAAGGGAGTAATAAGATATGCAAAAAGTACGAATTagaatttgcagtatgcaatgatgagagactagtatgctatttataataaatctaacatactaaatTAATGGACTTTTTTCACAGATACCCATTAGAggcca encodes:
- the LOC131630617 gene encoding transcription factor bHLH139-like codes for the protein MEPTQLISQEWDSLSGQYTAEEADFMTHFLGGNYSCFPSNVANANANFMYFSQGISSKTDYSDDIFPTITASNGPYLCNPATDIDSLSMFFSPQYLDDNLIKQINYEGIDHERLCLESASQADRTINMENPAKRFRSSIEVSENTRNGSNYCFSHNSNAFLVLNGGTSPSLNPKENEVTNLGRKSRARNGHATDSQSIYARRRRERINERLRILQTLVPNGTKVDISTMLEEAVQYVKFLQLQIKVLSSEDMWMYAPLAYNGINIGLDLTFSSPTN